The Edaphobacter sp. 12200R-103 genome contains a region encoding:
- the ahcY gene encoding adenosylhomocysteinase translates to MATATIDKAAVATEYKVADLSLADFGRKEIDIAEQEMPGLMAIRNKYAPSKPLAGVRVTGSLHMTIQTAVLIETMVALGADVRWASCNIFSTQDHAAAAIAAAGVPVFAWKGETLEEYWWCTDQALRHKGGLGPQIVIDDGGDVTLLIHKGVELEKGDGWVNTPSGNQEEQVIKNLLKKIHAEDSAHFQKIAKEWKGVAEETTTGVHRLYKMMEQGKLLVPAINVNDSVTKSKFDNLYGCRESLVDGIKRATDVMVAGKVAVVCGYGDVGKGSARSLRGMGARVIVTEIDPINALQAAMEGYEVTTIEETLGLGDIYVTTTGNVDVITYEHMQAMKDQAIVCNIGHFDNEIQMDALNAATGVTRLNIKPQVDKYTLPAGNSIFVLAEGRLVNLGCATGHPSFVMSNSFSNQTLAALDLWKNKDSYKPGVYILPKKLDEEVARLHLEKIGVKLTTLSSKQADYLGVPVEGPYKSEQYRY, encoded by the coding sequence ATGGCGACAGCAACCATCGATAAAGCGGCAGTTGCAACCGAGTACAAGGTTGCCGACCTGTCGCTCGCGGACTTTGGACGTAAGGAGATCGACATCGCCGAGCAGGAGATGCCCGGCTTGATGGCCATCCGCAACAAATACGCTCCTTCGAAGCCGCTGGCAGGGGTTCGGGTCACCGGATCGCTCCACATGACGATCCAGACCGCCGTTCTGATCGAGACGATGGTTGCCCTGGGCGCGGATGTGCGCTGGGCAAGTTGCAACATCTTTTCCACCCAGGACCACGCTGCCGCCGCGATCGCCGCTGCAGGAGTCCCTGTCTTCGCCTGGAAGGGCGAGACGCTGGAGGAGTACTGGTGGTGTACCGACCAGGCTCTGCGCCACAAAGGCGGCCTTGGTCCGCAGATCGTCATCGACGACGGCGGAGATGTGACGCTGCTGATCCACAAGGGCGTCGAGTTGGAGAAGGGCGATGGCTGGGTCAATACTCCCTCCGGCAACCAGGAGGAGCAGGTCATCAAGAACCTGCTCAAGAAGATTCATGCAGAGGATTCCGCACACTTCCAGAAGATCGCGAAGGAGTGGAAGGGTGTCGCCGAAGAAACGACGACCGGCGTTCACCGCCTCTACAAGATGATGGAACAGGGCAAGCTGCTCGTCCCAGCCATCAATGTCAACGACTCGGTTACGAAGTCGAAGTTCGACAATCTGTATGGCTGCCGCGAATCGTTGGTGGACGGCATCAAGCGCGCTACCGATGTCATGGTCGCTGGTAAAGTTGCGGTGGTGTGCGGTTATGGCGATGTGGGCAAGGGCTCGGCGCGTTCGCTGCGCGGCATGGGCGCTCGCGTTATCGTCACGGAGATCGACCCGATCAATGCTCTGCAGGCTGCGATGGAAGGCTACGAGGTCACCACGATTGAGGAGACGCTCGGCCTCGGCGACATCTATGTCACCACAACAGGCAACGTGGACGTCATTACCTATGAGCACATGCAGGCCATGAAGGACCAGGCCATCGTCTGCAATATCGGTCACTTTGACAACGAGATCCAGATGGACGCTCTCAACGCCGCGACCGGCGTCACGCGGCTGAACATCAAGCCCCAGGTCGACAAGTACACCCTCCCCGCCGGCAACAGCATCTTTGTACTCGCCGAAGGCCGTCTGGTGAATCTGGGCTGCGCTACCGGCCATCCGAGCTTCGTGATGTCGAACAGCTTTTCCAACCAGACGCTGGCGGCACTCGATCTCTGGAAGAACAAGGACAGCTATAAGCCCGGCGTCTACATCCTGCCCAAGAAGCTGGACGAAGAGGTCGCACGCCTTCATCTGGAGAAGATCGGGGTCAAGCTGACAACTCTCTCCAGCAAGCAGGCGGACTATCTTGGCGTTCCTGTCGAAGGCCCCTATAAGTCCGAACAGTATCGCTACTAG
- a CDS encoding DUF4397 domain-containing protein — protein MSICLVLLSGCQGMATASNRPQVRMIDVSPDAPEIDIYQDTSPLAYKLSFGTITSYVPLEAGPSTTMSTISGTRQALTRSRTTFAAGGQYTVLIGNFSDDMQQTVLQDRNMPAAPGRAALRFIHQAIRGGMVDIYLLPAGQKISETRPVITRTSFGDNTGYLDLPAGTYTLIVEPAGAVPLEDSDAMYVGAQISYPSGSASTVVLSDRPLEDQEPGMQVIVAPDYVPNSQRER, from the coding sequence ATGAGCATCTGCCTCGTCCTGCTGTCAGGATGCCAGGGCATGGCAACGGCCTCCAATCGACCGCAGGTGCGCATGATCGACGTCTCTCCCGACGCTCCGGAGATCGATATCTACCAGGACACGTCGCCGCTCGCCTATAAGCTGTCGTTCGGAACCATTACCTCCTATGTTCCACTCGAAGCCGGACCATCTACCACGATGTCGACAATCTCAGGTACCCGGCAGGCCCTCACCCGGTCACGAACCACGTTCGCAGCCGGGGGACAGTACACCGTCCTGATCGGAAACTTCTCCGACGATATGCAGCAGACCGTGCTGCAGGACCGAAACATGCCCGCCGCCCCGGGGCGTGCCGCGCTGCGGTTTATCCATCAGGCCATAAGGGGTGGCATGGTGGATATCTATCTCTTGCCCGCCGGTCAGAAGATCAGCGAAACCCGTCCGGTCATCACCCGGACCAGCTTTGGTGACAACACCGGCTATCTTGATCTGCCTGCCGGCACCTACACGCTGATCGTGGAACCGGCCGGAGCGGTTCCGCTCGAAGATTCCGATGCAATGTATGTAGGCGCACAGATCTCCTATCCATCAGGATCGGCCAGCACAGTCGTTCTCTCTGACCGTCCACTGGAGGATCAGGAACCGGGAATGCAGGTTATCGTCGCGCCGGACTATGTTCCGAACTCTCAACGGGAGCGATAG
- a CDS encoding LssY C-terminal domain-containing protein, whose product MRLPVLAPVALYLVIATAASFASGQTDPATPSGTAQQSPATIPPAPPVSSPTTPVLVPAATTPAIGCGVQAIVSMRDNHLTTAAAVAAHKKNYEFTLDSADWVDTGATVAAGEVASFTASGKITLADGRTATPDGVDRGWKDLLRQFPLNSAKAGALVGRVGNADASVPFSIGASGQVTMPTTGELYLRVNTSSDLSFSGDYKVKLTFPEPSKAKAAAPAAPAVPVSSLISPAIFADIPRRVSDVPSGEGNPGDMVNFGLVGTKEQVLAAFKAAGWVAVDKSVQDALINGLLKTLSREAYTAMPMSTLYLFGRPQDISFARADPLMVAAERHHLRVWQTDKTIDGRPLWVGSATHDIGFEKDQRNGGVTHKIDPEIDKERDYLVHTFDAAGAFSSAAYVTPSNPLLDAKTATGGSFRSDGRIAVMDLK is encoded by the coding sequence ATGAGGCTGCCGGTACTGGCGCCTGTGGCTTTGTATCTCGTTATCGCCACGGCGGCGTCTTTCGCGAGTGGCCAGACAGATCCGGCTACCCCCTCCGGCACCGCGCAGCAATCGCCTGCGACAATCCCGCCTGCACCTCCCGTCTCGTCGCCGACAACTCCGGTCCTTGTACCAGCGGCTACCACTCCGGCAATTGGCTGCGGAGTACAGGCAATTGTGAGCATGCGCGACAATCACCTGACGACTGCCGCTGCCGTCGCGGCACACAAGAAAAACTACGAATTTACCCTCGACAGTGCGGACTGGGTAGACACCGGGGCGACCGTTGCCGCCGGAGAGGTCGCCTCATTTACCGCCAGCGGTAAGATCACCCTGGCTGACGGTCGAACGGCAACACCCGATGGAGTAGACCGTGGCTGGAAGGATCTTCTCCGTCAATTCCCACTCAACAGCGCGAAGGCAGGTGCGCTGGTGGGCAGGGTGGGTAACGCCGACGCCTCCGTGCCATTTTCCATCGGTGCCTCCGGACAGGTCACGATGCCGACGACAGGCGAACTGTATCTTCGCGTAAATACCAGCAGCGACCTGAGCTTCAGCGGAGATTACAAGGTAAAACTCACATTTCCGGAACCATCGAAGGCAAAGGCAGCCGCGCCTGCAGCTCCCGCCGTGCCTGTCAGCTCCCTGATCAGTCCGGCGATCTTCGCTGATATTCCGCGTCGCGTGTCGGATGTTCCTTCAGGCGAAGGCAATCCTGGAGACATGGTCAACTTCGGTCTTGTCGGGACCAAGGAGCAGGTCCTCGCCGCATTCAAAGCTGCCGGGTGGGTCGCCGTCGATAAATCTGTACAGGATGCCCTCATCAACGGACTTCTGAAGACGCTTAGCCGCGAGGCATATACGGCGATGCCGATGAGCACACTGTATCTCTTCGGGCGACCTCAAGACATATCGTTTGCGCGCGCTGATCCTTTGATGGTGGCGGCGGAGCGTCATCATCTGCGCGTATGGCAGACGGATAAGACCATCGACGGTCGTCCGCTCTGGGTGGGTTCCGCGACGCACGACATTGGCTTTGAAAAGGATCAGCGTAATGGCGGGGTCACGCACAAGATCGACCCGGAGATCGACAAGGAGCGCGACTACCTGGTCCACACTTTCGACGCCGCCGGAGCATTTTCAAGCGCGGCGTATGTAACACCTTCGAATCCTCTGCTCGATGCGAAGACAGCGACCGGCGGCAGCTTCCGCTCTGACGGCCGCATCGCCGTGATGGACCTGAAATAG
- a CDS encoding helix-hairpin-helix domain-containing protein, whose translation MRILRNLLIAATLFSTLPLTMTAQKASTKKPAATAAATADKIDINTATADQLKAVPGIGDAYAKRIIDGRPYTAKNQLASRGILPQGVYDKIKDQIIANKAKK comes from the coding sequence ATGCGTATCCTTCGTAATCTTTTGATCGCCGCGACGCTCTTTTCGACTCTTCCCCTCACTATGACGGCTCAGAAGGCTTCGACCAAAAAACCGGCCGCCACCGCTGCCGCCACCGCTGACAAGATTGATATCAACACAGCAACTGCGGACCAGCTCAAGGCCGTTCCGGGTATTGGAGACGCTTACGCGAAACGGATCATCGACGGCCGTCCCTACACTGCAAAGAATCAGCTGGCTTCGCGCGGCATCCTGCCACAGGGCGTCTACGACAAGATCAAAGACCAGATCATCGCAAACAAGGCAAAGAAGTAG
- the hisI gene encoding phosphoribosyl-AMP cyclohydrolase has protein sequence MAEAPQTAAPQIDFAKMDGLVPGIVQDHKTGEMLMLGFLNETSYQKTLESGFVTFWSRTRSKLWMKGETSGNRLRIIEASTDCDNDALLFRVEVEGDGLVCHEGTVSCFTKKIETEKK, from the coding sequence ATGGCTGAAGCACCCCAGACCGCTGCACCCCAAATCGACTTTGCCAAGATGGACGGCCTCGTCCCCGGCATCGTCCAGGACCATAAGACCGGCGAGATGCTCATGCTGGGCTTTCTCAACGAAACCAGCTACCAGAAGACCCTTGAGTCCGGATTTGTCACCTTCTGGAGCCGCACCCGCAGCAAGCTGTGGATGAAGGGCGAGACCAGCGGCAATCGCCTGCGCATCATCGAGGCTTCGACCGACTGCGACAACGACGCCCTGCTCTTCCGCGTCGAGGTGGAAGGCGATGGCCTTGTCTGCCACGAGGGAACCGTAAGCTGCTTCACCAAAAAGATCGAAACGGAGAAGAAGTAA
- the hisG gene encoding ATP phosphoribosyltransferase produces the protein MSNVQKKLKLGIPKGSLQDATIALFQRAGWNIYANGRSYFPSIDDTEIECMLVRAQEMARYVEHGALDAGLTGNDWVLENQHSVEYVTSLTYSKQSRQKVKWVLAVPEDSHYQKPEDLAGCIIATELVEFTKRYFASKNIPVKVEFSWGATEVKPPTLADAIVEVTETGSSLRANRLRIIETLMESETQLIANKTAWKDDWKKAKIETISLMLNAAIAAQGRVGLMLNAKAADLPLVINVLPALNSPTISQLSDPAWVALNTILDESEVRDVIPKLKAVGATGIVEYPLSKVVL, from the coding sequence ATGAGCAACGTGCAGAAGAAGCTGAAGCTCGGAATTCCCAAGGGAAGTCTGCAGGACGCAACCATCGCGCTGTTCCAGCGTGCCGGCTGGAACATCTACGCCAACGGCCGCAGCTACTTTCCGTCGATCGACGACACCGAAATCGAATGCATGCTGGTCCGTGCGCAGGAGATGGCTCGCTACGTGGAACACGGCGCGCTCGACGCCGGGCTGACCGGCAACGACTGGGTACTTGAGAACCAGCACAGCGTGGAATACGTCACCAGCCTCACCTACTCCAAGCAGAGCCGCCAGAAGGTGAAGTGGGTGCTCGCTGTCCCGGAGGATTCGCACTACCAGAAGCCCGAGGACCTGGCTGGCTGCATCATCGCTACTGAGCTGGTCGAGTTCACCAAGCGCTACTTCGCTTCGAAGAACATCCCGGTCAAGGTTGAGTTCAGCTGGGGCGCGACCGAGGTGAAGCCTCCCACGCTGGCCGACGCCATCGTCGAGGTCACCGAGACCGGAAGCTCCCTACGTGCCAACCGCCTGCGCATCATCGAGACCCTGATGGAGAGCGAGACCCAGCTGATCGCCAACAAGACTGCCTGGAAGGATGACTGGAAGAAGGCGAAGATCGAGACCATCTCGCTGATGCTGAACGCCGCCATCGCCGCCCAGGGCCGTGTTGGCCTGATGCTGAATGCAAAGGCGGCTGATCTTCCCCTTGTCATTAACGTCCTCCCCGCGCTCAATTCTCCGACCATCTCGCAGCTTAGCGATCCCGCCTGGGTGGCGCTCAATACCATCCTTGACGAGTCCGAAGTTCGCGATGTCATCCCCAAGCTCAAGGCCGTTGGAGCCACAGGCATTGTCGAGTATCCGCTGAGCAAGGTCGTTCTCTAA
- the hisD gene encoding histidinol dehydrogenase, whose amino-acid sequence MKLVKTYGRTAKSAAALIASIERRGAVNTAKVEPVVRRILADIQKNGDTALHKYAAKFDGLPKKQPLLVTREEMRAAWEETAPELQAAMMIARGNILAFAEAQLPQEWSFDATDGVKTGQIVRPLSSVGCYVPGGRYPLPSTLLMTATPAQVAGVERIVVCSPKPVRETLAAAYLAGVTEFYRIGGAQAIAALAYGTDTIAPVDKIVGPGNLFVTAAKTLVSTQCGIDMPAGPTEIVVTSERGYAPGIAADLVAQAEHDPETLAILITSNEKLANDVADEVKLQAKSNKIAKQSLAAQGAIFITQTVEEARELTNRLAPEHLTVDSASDLKWVQNAGSVFVGDYAPQSMGDYVSGPNHVLPTGRVGRVRGGLSVLDFVKIITVQDYTRKGLGKLGPHAIALATAEGLTGHAESVRVRMRSKQ is encoded by the coding sequence ATGAAGTTGGTAAAGACCTACGGACGCACCGCGAAGTCCGCCGCCGCCCTGATCGCATCGATCGAGCGGCGCGGCGCGGTCAACACGGCAAAGGTGGAACCCGTGGTGCGCCGTATCCTCGCGGATATCCAGAAGAATGGTGATACCGCGCTACACAAATACGCTGCGAAGTTCGATGGACTGCCAAAAAAACAGCCGCTGCTGGTCACACGCGAAGAGATGCGCGCGGCCTGGGAGGAGACCGCTCCCGAGCTGCAGGCAGCCATGATGATCGCGCGTGGCAACATCCTCGCCTTTGCCGAGGCGCAGCTTCCGCAAGAGTGGAGCTTCGATGCCACAGACGGCGTCAAGACCGGTCAGATCGTTCGGCCGCTGAGCTCAGTCGGCTGCTATGTTCCCGGAGGACGCTATCCTCTCCCGTCCACTTTGCTGATGACCGCCACTCCCGCGCAAGTCGCTGGCGTAGAGCGCATCGTGGTGTGCTCGCCCAAGCCTGTGCGCGAGACGCTTGCCGCCGCGTATCTCGCTGGAGTTACCGAGTTCTATAGGATCGGCGGAGCGCAGGCCATTGCGGCGCTTGCCTATGGCACCGACACCATCGCGCCGGTCGACAAGATCGTCGGGCCCGGCAATCTTTTTGTCACCGCTGCGAAGACGCTCGTCTCAACTCAATGCGGCATCGACATGCCCGCTGGTCCTACGGAGATCGTCGTCACCAGCGAGCGGGGATACGCTCCCGGCATCGCCGCCGATCTGGTCGCTCAGGCCGAGCACGATCCTGAAACGCTTGCCATCCTGATCACCAGCAATGAGAAGCTCGCCAACGATGTTGCTGACGAAGTGAAGCTGCAAGCGAAGAGCAACAAGATCGCAAAGCAGTCGCTGGCAGCACAGGGAGCCATCTTTATCACCCAGACGGTCGAGGAGGCACGCGAGCTGACGAATCGCCTCGCTCCGGAGCACCTCACGGTCGACTCTGCCAGCGATCTCAAGTGGGTGCAGAACGCGGGCTCCGTCTTCGTCGGCGACTACGCTCCGCAGTCGATGGGCGACTACGTCTCCGGTCCCAACCACGTGCTCCCCACAGGCCGCGTAGGTCGCGTACGTGGCGGCCTCAGCGTTCTTGATTTCGTTAAGATCATTACGGTTCAGGACTACACGCGAAAAGGACTCGGCAAACTCGGTCCGCACGCCATTGCTCTGGCAACGGCGGAAGGGCTGACCGGCCACGCTGAAAGCGTTCGCGTACGAATGAGGTCAAAGCAATGA
- the hisC gene encoding histidinol-phosphate transaminase — protein sequence MSTSSSTATVKPRPLVLEMPEYHPPLAGRDALRLDFNENTLAPSPVVMDRLKQITAEQLTVYPEREVGERKLAAHFGLEASQVLLTNGVDEGIHLVCCTFLEDGDEAIISPPSFFMYDVSISLMTRGLVKVQADETLQFPFERVLNAINERTRLIVVASPNNPTGATASRAQLLAIANAAPHAVLLVDEAYFHFHGETVLDDLATTPNLLVARTFSKAYGMANLRIGMLAGSPELIGYLRKASSPYNINGIALDCLSAALEDDAYINWYAEEIRTGRERVMGALDEMGVHYFPSAANFVLMKIGPLHKELVAAMRRRGVLLRDRSADPGCDGYVRITVGVSDHVTRGLEALKASLDEIGWKPQY from the coding sequence ATGAGCACATCATCGAGCACTGCGACTGTGAAACCGCGCCCCCTCGTCCTCGAGATGCCGGAGTATCATCCGCCGCTCGCCGGCCGCGATGCTCTGCGGCTGGACTTCAATGAGAACACGCTGGCGCCTTCGCCGGTCGTTATGGACCGGCTGAAGCAGATCACTGCCGAGCAACTTACCGTGTATCCCGAGCGCGAAGTGGGCGAACGCAAGCTGGCCGCCCACTTCGGCCTTGAGGCATCGCAGGTCCTGCTGACCAACGGAGTCGATGAGGGCATCCATCTGGTGTGCTGCACCTTTCTTGAAGACGGCGATGAAGCCATCATCTCGCCTCCATCCTTCTTCATGTACGACGTCTCGATCTCCCTGATGACACGCGGCCTGGTCAAAGTGCAGGCCGACGAGACGCTGCAGTTTCCTTTTGAGCGGGTTCTCAACGCTATCAACGAGCGGACCAGGCTCATCGTCGTCGCCTCTCCCAATAACCCTACTGGGGCAACCGCCAGCCGTGCTCAGCTTCTGGCAATCGCGAATGCAGCACCCCATGCCGTGCTATTGGTAGACGAAGCCTACTTCCACTTTCATGGCGAAACGGTTCTCGATGATTTGGCGACAACGCCCAACCTCCTCGTCGCCCGGACCTTCTCCAAAGCCTATGGCATGGCGAACCTGCGCATCGGGATGCTTGCGGGAAGCCCGGAGCTTATCGGGTATCTGCGCAAAGCAAGTTCGCCCTACAACATCAACGGCATCGCGCTCGATTGTCTCTCAGCCGCGCTTGAAGACGACGCCTATATCAACTGGTACGCCGAGGAGATCCGCACTGGACGCGAACGCGTCATGGGCGCGCTCGATGAGATGGGAGTGCACTACTTCCCCAGCGCCGCCAACTTCGTGCTGATGAAGATCGGACCGCTCCACAAGGAACTGGTCGCTGCGATGCGGCGTCGGGGCGTCCTGCTGCGCGATCGTTCTGCCGATCCGGGCTGTGACGGTTATGTTCGCATCACCGTCGGAGTCAGCGATCATGTAACCCGAGGACTCGAAGCATTGAAAGCATCACTCGACGAGATCGGCTGGAAACCGCAATACTGA
- the hisB gene encoding imidazoleglycerol-phosphate dehydratase HisB: protein MPKARTATGYKPRTATIKRNTTETQIALKLNIDGTGVYKVSTGIRFFDHMLELFTRHGGFDLTLTCTGDLDVDQHHTVEDVGIALGEAFNKALGDKKGILRAGYFVMAMDETLAVAAVDLSGRVAYVVDDKVKVRLVGDFQSELLADFFDGFARGAKANVHVKTMYGRSNHHKIEAIFKAFARALRGACSRDERMAEILPSTKGLL, encoded by the coding sequence ATGCCAAAGGCACGCACAGCAACCGGCTATAAGCCAAGAACAGCAACGATCAAGCGCAATACCACCGAGACGCAGATTGCGCTCAAGCTGAACATCGACGGCACCGGCGTCTATAAGGTCTCTACCGGGATCCGCTTCTTCGATCACATGCTGGAGCTCTTCACCCGTCACGGCGGCTTCGATCTTACGCTCACCTGCACGGGCGATCTCGACGTCGACCAGCACCACACCGTCGAAGACGTGGGCATCGCGCTCGGCGAGGCCTTCAATAAGGCGCTCGGCGATAAGAAGGGCATCCTGCGCGCAGGCTACTTCGTGATGGCGATGGACGAGACGCTCGCCGTCGCTGCCGTCGATCTCTCAGGCCGCGTCGCCTACGTCGTCGACGATAAGGTGAAGGTGCGCCTAGTGGGAGACTTCCAGTCCGAGCTGCTCGCCGACTTCTTCGACGGCTTCGCCCGCGGAGCCAAGGCCAACGTTCACGTGAAGACGATGTACGGCCGCTCCAACCACCACAAGATCGAAGCGATCTTCAAGGCTTTTGCACGCGCTCTGCGTGGAGCGTGTTCGCGTGATGAGAGGATGGCCGAGATTCTGCCGAGCACGAAGGGCTTGCTGTGA
- the hisH gene encoding imidazole glycerol phosphate synthase subunit HisH, translating into MLAVIDYKAGNLTSVLKALHYLGAETHVTQSPDDVRNASKIVLPGVGHFQATQLLHDLELTEATREAIASGVSFLGICVGLQWLYEGSTEAEATEGLCHFGSKCERFPASFNGAELKSPHVGWNSLENIREDSRLLRGVAPGGFVYYTHSWRAPVSADTAATTNYGGDFTAAVERDNVMGVQFHPEKSSTVGLQILKNFVEL; encoded by the coding sequence ATGCTAGCCGTTATCGACTACAAAGCGGGCAACCTAACCAGCGTCCTCAAGGCGCTGCACTACCTCGGCGCGGAGACACACGTCACGCAGTCGCCTGACGACGTGCGCAACGCAAGCAAGATTGTTCTGCCCGGCGTAGGGCACTTCCAGGCGACGCAGCTTCTGCATGACCTTGAACTCACGGAAGCTACCCGCGAAGCGATCGCGAGTGGCGTGTCGTTCCTCGGCATCTGTGTTGGTCTTCAGTGGCTGTATGAAGGATCGACCGAAGCAGAGGCAACGGAAGGTCTCTGCCACTTCGGCTCGAAGTGCGAACGCTTCCCTGCCAGCTTCAACGGCGCAGAGCTGAAGTCGCCGCATGTCGGCTGGAACTCGCTTGAGAACATTCGCGAAGACTCACGCCTACTGCGCGGCGTTGCGCCCGGCGGCTTCGTCTACTACACGCACTCATGGCGCGCGCCGGTGAGTGCAGATACAGCCGCAACCACCAACTACGGTGGCGACTTTACCGCAGCGGTCGAGCGCGACAACGTGATGGGCGTGCAGTTCCATCCCGAAAAGTCGAGCACCGTCGGCCTACAGATCCTCAAGAACTTCGTGGAGCTATAA
- a CDS encoding biotin/lipoyl-containing protein has protein sequence MPFVYELMLAEETSQAQYKLAQQLVPAGTLVGTGQNIAVLSDGKCEFHLRAPLQGLLVGWFAESGDSLDPDEPLARIVAEGAERQVDAVTPVRSQPC, from the coding sequence ATGCCATTCGTCTATGAACTCATGCTCGCCGAAGAGACGTCCCAGGCGCAGTACAAGCTCGCGCAGCAGCTCGTCCCCGCGGGTACGCTCGTCGGTACCGGGCAGAACATCGCCGTGCTCTCCGACGGCAAATGCGAGTTCCATCTGCGCGCACCGCTGCAGGGTCTGCTGGTGGGCTGGTTCGCCGAGAGCGGAGACTCCCTCGATCCCGACGAGCCTCTCGCACGCATCGTTGCGGAGGGTGCCGAACGCCAGGTCGACGCCGTAACACCCGTGAGATCGCAACCATGTTGA
- the hisF gene encoding imidazole glycerol phosphate synthase subunit HisF — MLTKRIIACLDVRDGRVVKGIQFVDIIDAGDPAELAHRHAAAGADEIVLLDITATHEGRGTLLDTVKRTAAELFVPFTVGGGIRSAEDAAAVFDAGADKVSINSSAIARPELIGEIGSSFGAQAVIVAIDARRAENSADPVGDAEVFVAGGRKPTGRKVIEWAREAEQRGAGEILLTSMNTDGMRSGFDCELTARVSEAVQIPVIASGGAGSAAHFAEVFGRGKADAALAASIFHFGVTDSRELKAELQRAGVPVRLPC, encoded by the coding sequence ATGTTGACCAAACGCATCATCGCCTGCCTCGACGTCCGCGACGGCCGCGTCGTCAAAGGCATCCAGTTCGTCGATATCATCGATGCCGGCGACCCCGCCGAGCTCGCGCACCGGCACGCAGCCGCGGGAGCCGACGAGATCGTGCTGCTCGATATCACGGCCACACACGAGGGTCGAGGCACACTGCTCGATACGGTGAAGCGCACTGCTGCGGAGCTGTTCGTTCCCTTCACGGTCGGTGGCGGCATCCGCTCTGCAGAAGACGCGGCGGCGGTCTTCGATGCTGGTGCTGACAAGGTCAGCATCAACTCCTCTGCCATCGCTCGTCCAGAGCTGATCGGCGAGATCGGCTCAAGCTTCGGCGCGCAAGCCGTTATCGTCGCCATTGATGCTCGACGCGCGGAAAACTCAGCCGACCCGGTCGGTGATGCCGAGGTCTTCGTCGCCGGTGGCCGTAAGCCCACTGGGCGCAAGGTGATTGAGTGGGCACGCGAAGCTGAGCAGCGCGGTGCGGGCGAGATTCTGCTGACCAGCATGAACACCGATGGCATGCGTTCGGGCTTCGACTGCGAGCTGACAGCACGCGTCTCCGAGGCCGTGCAGATCCCCGTGATCGCCAGCGGAGGCGCAGGTTCGGCGGCGCACTTCGCGGAGGTCTTCGGACGCGGTAAAGCCGATGCCGCGCTCGCCGCGAGCATCTTCCACTTCGGCGTGACGGACTCACGCGAGCTGAAGGCCGAGCTGCAGCGGGCCGGCGTTCCCGTTCGCCTACCCTGCTAG
- a CDS encoding HisA/HisF-related TIM barrel protein, producing the protein MLIPSIDLMGGRIVQLVQGEKLKLAFDDFDYWIERFNKYPLVQLIDLDAAMRQGSNAELISQFTSKLPCQVGGGLRTAEDGQRMLDLGAKRVIYGSSLFGGDNDADRKRHPLINLDFAQKLRDALGEEQLVFSVDTKGGQVAVRGWKENVALTPEEAVTWLEDYCAAFLYTHVDTEGTMTGFPIDVAAILRATTAKQLIVAGGIKERREVDDLDGMGVDAVAGMAVYSGAMEA; encoded by the coding sequence ATGCTTATACCCTCTATCGACCTTATGGGCGGCCGCATCGTGCAGCTCGTCCAGGGTGAAAAGCTCAAGCTCGCCTTTGATGATTTCGACTATTGGATCGAGCGTTTCAATAAGTATCCTCTCGTCCAGCTCATCGACCTCGATGCAGCTATGCGGCAGGGATCGAACGCCGAGCTGATCTCGCAGTTCACCTCGAAGCTCCCCTGCCAGGTGGGCGGAGGCCTGCGCACGGCTGAGGATGGCCAGCGCATGCTCGACCTCGGCGCAAAGCGCGTCATTTATGGCTCGTCGCTCTTTGGCGGAGACAATGATGCCGACCGCAAACGTCACCCACTGATCAACCTCGATTTCGCCCAGAAGCTGCGCGACGCACTCGGAGAAGAGCAACTCGTCTTCTCAGTCGACACCAAGGGTGGCCAGGTAGCCGTGCGCGGATGGAAGGAGAACGTTGCGCTCACCCCGGAAGAAGCCGTCACCTGGCTTGAGGACTATTGTGCCGCCTTCCTTTACACGCACGTCGACACGGAAGGCACGATGACCGGGTTTCCGATCGATGTCGCCGCCATTCTGCGTGCCACCACGGCAAAACAACTGATCGTCGCCGGAGGGATCAAGGAACGCCGCGAGGTCGACGATCTCGATGGCATGGGTGTGGATGCCGTTGCGGGGATGGCGGTTTATTCGGGAGCGATGGAGGCCTAG